Sequence from the Corallococcus sp. EGB genome:
CGGGGGCCGTCCCCGGCCATGAGGCGCACGACGACCACGGCCACCACCCGAGCTACCTGACGGACGGCACCACGGTGAAGTCGTGGCTGCTGACGGTGGACCACAAGCGCATCGGCATCATGTACATGGCGTGGATCCTGCTCTTCTTCCTGGTGGGCGGCATCTTCGCGCTGCTCATCCGGATCGAGCTGCTCACGCCCGGCCCGACCATCATGGACGCGATGACGTACAACCGCGTCTTCACGCTGCACGGCGTGGTCATGATCTTCCTGTTCATGATCCCCGCCATCCCGGGCATCTTCGGCAACTTCATGCTGCCGCTGATGCTGGGCGCCAAGGACGTGGCGTTCCCGCGGCTGAACCTGCTGTCGCTCTACGTGTACCTGGCGGGCGCGGCCTTCGCGATCTGGGGCATGCTCAACGGCGGCCTGGACACCGGCTGGACGTTCTACACGCCGTACAGCGCGCACACGACGACCACGGTGGCGCCGGTGCTCTTCGGCGCGTTCATCATCGGGTTCAGCTCCATCCTCACGGGCATGAACTTCATCGTCACCACGCACACCATGCGTGCGCCGGGCATCACCTGGTTCAAGATGCCGCTGATGGTGTGGGCGCTCTACGCCACCAGCTGCATCCAGGTGCTGGCGACGCCGGTGATTGGCCTGCTGCTGCTCCTGGTGACGGCGGAGAACCTGTTCAGCCTGGGCATGTTCGACGTGGCCCGCGGCGGTGACCCGGTGCTCTTCCAGCACCTGTTCTGGTTCTACAGCCACCCGGCCGTGTACATCATGGTGCTGCCGGCGTTCGGCGTGATGAGCGAGATCGTCTCCGCCTTCAGCCGCAAGAACATCTTCGGCTACCGCGCGGTGGCGTACTCCAGCGTGGGCATCGCGTTCGTGGGCTTCTTCGCCTGGGGCCACCACATGTTCGTGTCCGGCCAGTCGACCTTCAACGCCGGCGTGTTCGGCGTGCTGTCGATGCTGGTGGGCGTGTTCACGGCCATCAAGGTCTTCAACTGGGTGGGCACGGTCTACAAGGGCGCGGTGGAGTTCACGACGCCGTTCGCCTACTTCTGCGGCTTCCTGTTCTTCACCGTGTTCGGTGGCATGACGGGCATCGCGGTGGCGACGGTGTCGCTGGACGTCCCGTGGCACGACACCTACTTCGTCGTGGCGCACTTCCACTTCATCATGGTGGGCGCGACGATCATGGCCTTCCTGGCCGCGCTGCACTACTGGTTCCCGAAGATGTTCGGGAAGATGTACCACGAGGGGTGGGGCCTGGTTTCCGCGGCGCTCATCATCCTGGGCTTCAACGCGACGTTCATCCCGCAGTTCCTGCTGGGCAACGCGGGCATGCCGCGCCGCTACTACGAGTACCCGGAGCGCTTCCAGGCGCTGAACGTGGCGTCCACGGCGGGCGCGTCGCTGCTCGCCTTCGGCTTCGTCATCATCGCCATCTACCTGACCTACGCGCTCATCTACGGCAAGCGCGTGGACAACCCGTGGAACAGCAAGGGCTACGAGTGGCTGACCATGTCCCCTCCGCCCACGCACAACTTCATCGGGCCCCAGCCGACGTATCCCGAGGAGCCGCACTTCTACGTGGATCCGAAGAAGGCCGAGGGCGAGGTGTCGGATGTCTAGCGCTCACGTGACGCCGGGCTCGGTGCCCGGTCCCAAGCTGGCTGCCCACTTCGCGTCGCTGGATGTCCAGAAGCACGCGGCGCGGTTGGGCATGTGGCTGTTCCTCGCCACGGAAATCCTGCTCTTCGCGGGTCTGTTCGCGTGCTACGCGGCCTACCGCTTCCTGTTCCCGGAAGCGTGGGCGGCCTCCAGCCGCAGCCTGGACCTGACGATGGGCACCATCAACACGGTGGTGCTCATCACCTCCTCGTTCACCGCCGCCATGGCGGTGCACTACGCGAAGGAGGGCAAGAACGCGATGGTGGGGCACATGAACGTGCTCACCCTCCTGATGGCGGTGGCGTTCCTCGTCATCAAGTTCTTCGAGTACAAGCACAAGTTCCACATCGGGACGCTGCCCGGCCGCTACTACTTCTACGAAGGCATCCAGATGCCGGGCGCGCCGCTGTACTTCACGGTGTACTTCGCCTCCACGGCGCTGCACGCCCTGCACGTCATCATCGGCATGACGGTGCTGGGCTTCGCCACGGTGCGCGCGTACCGCGTCGGGGACTTCAGCGCGAACAACTACACGCAGGTCGAGCTGGGCTCCATGTACTGGCACCTCGTCGACCTGGTGTGGATCTTCCTCTTCCCGATGCTGTACCTGGTCTGAGGGTTACGACATGGCCATCGCCAACGAATCGCGTCAGGAAGAGCACAACATGCAGGAGCACCACGGCGCCGGGCGCTACGTGGTCATCTGGATTGCCCTGCTGGTGCTCACGCTCGTCACGGTCTTCACCGGCCGCATGCACCTGCCCAGCTACGGCCTCCTGCTGGCGCTCGTCATCGCCAGCGTGAAGGGCACGCTGGTGGCGCTGTACTTCATGCACCTGTCCGAGCACCAGGGCGCCAACCGCCTGGTGTTCGGTGTGTCCATCCTGTTCGTGGTGCTGCTCATCGGCTTCTCGCTGATGGACCTGGGCACCCGCTTCCGCCTGGCCAACCCCCCGGGGTCGCAGTACAGCGACCTGCAGGCGGTGGACATCGGCGCGAACCCGGTGGAAGGCCGCACCGGTGGGCACGAGCAGCTCAAGAAGCAGGAACACGAGACGCACGAGTAGTTGCCACTTCCGTCAGTCCTTGAAGCACGAACGCGGCGCCCGGGATTCCTCCCTGGCGCCGCGTCGCTTTTGGCGGGCTGCCGGACCGCGGACTACAGGGCGACGGTCAGGTTGAAGGAGAGCGCCGTATCGGTGGACACCTTGCCCGGGGGCGGCGCGCTGTCCGACTTCACGAGGAAGCCCACGCCCAGGGCCAGCGCGTCGGTGAGGTTGGCCATCACCTGGGACTGGCTGCTGAAGAGGACGCGCGAGTCGGAGATGACGCTGACCAGGATCTCCGCGTCCTCCTGGAAGGTGATGTCCTTGGAGAGGCCGTAGCGGAACATGGCGCCGAAGCGGGGGCCGCCCAGGTCCACGTCCGCCAGGTCCGTGCGCACCGGGTAGTACTGGAAGCGCAGTTCGCGCGCGTAGCGGAAGGCGAAGTCGGTGCGCAGGATGGCCTCGCGCGTGCCGGACTTCTCGTCCTTCTTGGTGTCGAACCAGAGGATGCCGGCACCGGCTTCACCGTAGGGCCGCGCCTCGATGCTCTTGATGTGGTCCGTGTCCACGCCGGTCAGCAGGTAGCCGGAAATCTGCTCCGTGAAGCGGCGGTCCCCGCGCAGCTCGATGCCCGCGTTGAGGGCCACCACCTGGGACAGGGACTCCACCTCCCCTTGCACCTCGGGCGGGCGGCTGCGGCCGTACGCGCCGTAGGCCTTCACGGAGTAGATCCACTTGTCCGTCTTGCGCAGCGCGCTGGCCAGGCCGCTCACGGTCAGCGTGGAGGCGTTGCCGGTGAGGGAGATGAGGCTCAGGCCCACGCTGACGTCCCAGGGGCTGGGCTTCGCGGGAGCTGCCGCGGCGGCGACCTCGGGGGCGGGCGGCGCGGGCGGCGGGGCGATGGGCCCGCGCGCGGTGACCTCCGCCAGCTTCTCGATGGCCTCCGCGAGCCGGGCGCTGGCCTCGGCGGCGCGCTCGGCGGCGAGGGCGGCACGCTCCGCGGCGGCGGCGGCGCGCTCGGCGGCGGGGGCATCCGTGGGGAGGGCGGCGGGCGGGGGCGGCGCCGGCGCCGGAGCGCGAGCGGTGGCCGGAGCCGGCGGCGGCGCGGCCGGATGCGGCGCGGCGGGCGCGGGCGTCTGGGCTTGCAGTGACGAGGCGAGCAGCAGTGCGACGGGGACCATCGGAGTTCCTCGAGGTGAGGCAGGTGCGGCAGCGGACCTGCAAGGGAGCGTGAAAGGGCCGGCTCCCTTTCCGGCGTGCACTTCTTAACGCATGCGGGACACGAAGCGTCGTGACCTTCTAGGCTCGGAGTGCGGGTCCTTCCCGGGCCCGGTACCTGAGGACCCGCTCTTGAGGCCCGCCCTGCTTCCGCTGCTGTTCGCGCTGTCGTCGTGGCCCGCGGTCGCCCTCGCGGCTCAGAAGGTCACCGTTCCGGTGGATGTGGGCGTGGGGCCGGCGGTGTTCGTGTTCTCCGGCCCCATCGCGGACGACCAGCTCCTGCACACGGGGCTGAAGCTGTCGGTGGACGCGGTGCTGGACAGGGAGTGGCTGCGCAAGAACCCGCGCGCCATTCCCGCGCGCTACCGGAAGCAGGCGCAGCAGATGGACGAGGTGCGCATCTCGCCGTCCATCTTCATCCCGGACTCGTTCATCATCTCACCCAGGTACCGCGACACGGGGATGTACGGCGTGACCTTCAAGCCGCTGGGACTGGGGGTGCCGCTGTCCTCCAGTCCGGTGCGCTTCAAGCTGGGCGTGGGGCTGGTGTTGACGTACGCGTACATCTTCTCCGACTCGCTCCCGGACACGCACCTCCTGCGGCCCGGTGCGAGCCTGGGCGCGGACCTGGAGTTCCAGCTCGCGAAGAGCTTCCTCGTCAGCGTGGGCTGGGAGTCCACCTTCTACGTGCCGCAGGAGCTGGGCGGGCTGGGGCTGCCGGACTCACCGGGCGACGGCATCTTCCACGTGGGGCAGGCGTACCTGCAGCTGCACTTCCGCTTCCCGTACACCACGACGTTGTAGCGCTCGCACACGGGCGGGTCGTGTGCCTAAGTGCCCGGCACCATGACCCTCGTCCTCGCCACCGACGCGCAGAAGGCGCAGCGCGACGCCGTCACCCATGCCGCGTGGGGTTCGCCCCTGAGCGTGCCGCAGTATCAGGAGCGCGAAGCCCGGCTGCGCGCGCACCCGTGGAGCCGCGAGGGCATGAACACGTGGCTGTGGCTGGCGGACGACGGCCGGGTGCTGGCGTCGTGCGAGACCTTCCACACGGACAGCTTCCTCCGGGGCGCGGACGGGCAGCTCACGCAGGGGGACAGCTACGGCATCGCCAGCGTCTACACCGAGGAGCACCTGCGCGGCCGGGGACACGCCACGCGGATGATGGACGCCGTCGCCGAGGCGCTGGAGCGGATGGCGCCGCGGCCGCACTCGGTGGTGCTCTTCTCCGACGTCGGAGCGCCGCTGTATCGCCGGTCGGGCTACGTGGAGGTGCCCGCGTGGGACTGGCACCTGGACGCGGCGGAGGCGCCGGGAGGACGGCCCGTGGACGGCGGGCTCCAGGAGACGGACGTGGCCGGGGCGCTCGCGCGGATGCGCCGGCCGGACGTGCCGTTCTTCCTGTGGCCCAGCGCCACGCAGGTGGACTGGCACCTGGAGCGGGAGCGCATCTACGCGGACCTGCTCGCGCGGCCCCGGCCGCGCTCGTGCGGCGCCGTGGTGGGCGAGTCCACCGCGCTGTGGGTGATGAACGCGCGCTATGGCGAGTTGGTGGTGTTGATGCTGGACGCGCGGGATGCCTCCGCGGCGGAGGCGCTGCTCTCCGAGGCTCGCCGCGTGGCGCATCAGGCGGGGCTCAAGCGCGTGGTGTGGTGGGAGGAGACCGCGACGGCCTCGCTGATCACCGGGGTGCCCGGCGCGGTGCGCGTGCAGCGGGATGGCTCGCTGCCCATGCTGCGCCCCCTGCGCCCGGGGCTTCCTCCCGCACCGGAGGTCCCCTTCCCTCGCGCCCTGTGGGTTTGAGCCTGGCGGCCGTCATGGCCCCATGCGGTCAGGGCTGCGAGCCCCTGGAACAGCCCCCTGGTGAGCGGTCTGGCTTCCCACCTCCGGCCCGGTGGGAGCAGGGGCGGCGCCCCCAACCCGGATGTGTCAGGCGGCGACAGGTCCCCTAGGATGCGCCCCATGGCCGAGCGAAGGCGCATCATCGAGGGCACCTGGAACTGCACGTCCTGCGGCGCCAGGAACATCCCCGCCCGTCACAAGAACTGCCCCTCCTGCAACAACCCCCGGGAGCTCACCGGCAAGGAGTCCGAGTTCGACTTCGGTGACGTGGACGCGGCCTCCGGCAGGTCCACCCGCGAGGGCGTCACCGACGAGCAGGCCCTGGACCTGGCTGGCGCCGGCGCGGACTGGTTCTGCGCCTACTGCGGCGCGGCCAACCGGGGCGACGGCAAGCGCTGCCGGCAGTGCTCGGCCGAGCGGGGTTCGGACGCGAAGGCCGCGCCGCTCGCGGACCTGTCCCCCAAGGCGCCTCCCCCGCCCGCGCCCAAGCCCCGCCGCTTCGGGAAGGTGGCGCTCATCGTGGTGGGCATCCTGAGCTCGTGCTGCCTGGGCACCTGCGCGGTGGGCATCTGGGGCAACATGAAACATGAGCTCAAGGGCGAGGTGGTGGCCACCACCTGGCGCCGCGCGCTGGTGCAGGAGCGCTTCGTGCCGGAGACGCGCACGGGCTGGCGGGACGAATTGAGCGCCACCTCGCCGCGCATGCCGGTGAACGGCGCGGGTGAGGTGGCGGGCGTGACGAACATCCGAGACTGCGTGTCCCGGCAGCGCGGCACCCGCCGGGTGGCGGACGGCACCGAGCGCGTGTGCCGGACGAAGACGCGCAAGGT
This genomic interval carries:
- a CDS encoding DUF481 domain-containing protein, yielding MVPVALLLASSLQAQTPAPAAPHPAAPPPAPATARAPAPAPPPPAALPTDAPAAERAAAAAERAALAAERAAEASARLAEAIEKLAEVTARGPIAPPPAPPAPEVAAAAAPAKPSPWDVSVGLSLISLTGNASTLTVSGLASALRKTDKWIYSVKAYGAYGRSRPPEVQGEVESLSQVVALNAGIELRGDRRFTEQISGYLLTGVDTDHIKSIEARPYGEAGAGILWFDTKKDEKSGTREAILRTDFAFRYARELRFQYYPVRTDLADVDLGGPRFGAMFRYGLSKDITFQEDAEILVSVISDSRVLFSSQSQVMANLTDALALGVGFLVKSDSAPPPGKVSTDTALSFNLTVAL
- a CDS encoding cytochrome C oxidase subunit IV family protein codes for the protein MAIANESRQEEHNMQEHHGAGRYVVIWIALLVLTLVTVFTGRMHLPSYGLLLALVIASVKGTLVALYFMHLSEHQGANRLVFGVSILFVVLLIGFSLMDLGTRFRLANPPGSQYSDLQAVDIGANPVEGRTGGHEQLKKQEHETHE
- a CDS encoding cytochrome c oxidase subunit 3 family protein, whose product is MSSAHVTPGSVPGPKLAAHFASLDVQKHAARLGMWLFLATEILLFAGLFACYAAYRFLFPEAWAASSRSLDLTMGTINTVVLITSSFTAAMAVHYAKEGKNAMVGHMNVLTLLMAVAFLVIKFFEYKHKFHIGTLPGRYYFYEGIQMPGAPLYFTVYFASTALHALHVIIGMTVLGFATVRAYRVGDFSANNYTQVELGSMYWHLVDLVWIFLFPMLYLV
- a CDS encoding GNAT family N-acetyltransferase, yielding MTLVLATDAQKAQRDAVTHAAWGSPLSVPQYQEREARLRAHPWSREGMNTWLWLADDGRVLASCETFHTDSFLRGADGQLTQGDSYGIASVYTEEHLRGRGHATRMMDAVAEALERMAPRPHSVVLFSDVGAPLYRRSGYVEVPAWDWHLDAAEAPGGRPVDGGLQETDVAGALARMRRPDVPFFLWPSATQVDWHLERERIYADLLARPRPRSCGAVVGESTALWVMNARYGELVVLMLDARDASAAEALLSEARRVAHQAGLKRVVWWEETATASLITGVPGAVRVQRDGSLPMLRPLRPGLPPAPEVPFPRALWV
- a CDS encoding cytochrome c oxidase subunit I produces the protein MTPSSSIAAPGAVPGHEAHDDHGHHPSYLTDGTTVKSWLLTVDHKRIGIMYMAWILLFFLVGGIFALLIRIELLTPGPTIMDAMTYNRVFTLHGVVMIFLFMIPAIPGIFGNFMLPLMLGAKDVAFPRLNLLSLYVYLAGAAFAIWGMLNGGLDTGWTFYTPYSAHTTTTVAPVLFGAFIIGFSSILTGMNFIVTTHTMRAPGITWFKMPLMVWALYATSCIQVLATPVIGLLLLLVTAENLFSLGMFDVARGGDPVLFQHLFWFYSHPAVYIMVLPAFGVMSEIVSAFSRKNIFGYRAVAYSSVGIAFVGFFAWGHHMFVSGQSTFNAGVFGVLSMLVGVFTAIKVFNWVGTVYKGAVEFTTPFAYFCGFLFFTVFGGMTGIAVATVSLDVPWHDTYFVVAHFHFIMVGATIMAFLAALHYWFPKMFGKMYHEGWGLVSAALIILGFNATFIPQFLLGNAGMPRRYYEYPERFQALNVASTAGASLLAFGFVIIAIYLTYALIYGKRVDNPWNSKGYEWLTMSPPPTHNFIGPQPTYPEEPHFYVDPKKAEGEVSDV